The stretch of DNA AACGGGAGAAAATAAGACTGTAGATTCATATTTTCCTATCCTTGTGAAAAGAAGAttggaaaaatgaataaagattaTTACTTGTGTATATTTGTGGATGGGAACaagtgttatttttatatttcaactcTGTATATATTacctattaaaatatatatcaaagtAAGACAGTGATTTCAAAAAACCAGTAACTTTATGAGGAAACGCGTAAGTAAATACCATGAAGAATCTTAGCTACTATAAAACTTTGGTCAAATGGCAATTTTCTTGAAATAATGTTAAGTGACCAAAATTTACtccaaaaggaagggaaaaaacctAAATAGACCAGTTACCATTAAAATAGTTATTGAGGCGGGAGGAGCGGCAGCGGTCAGGCTACTCAGCTCCGCGAAGGCTCTCGGCGCGCCGCGGCCCTCAGGCGCCCGGCTCTCGCCCGCCCCGCCGCCACGATGCCCGGGACGAAGGTCAGCTCCGCCGAGGGGGCGGCGAAGGAGGAGCCCAAGAGGAGAACGGCGAGGTGGTCAGCTAAACCGGCTCCTGCAAAAGTGGAAACGAAGCCAAAAGAGGCGACGAGAAAGGACAAATCTTTAGACAAAAAAGtgcaaacaaaagggaaaagagtaGTAAAGGGAAAACAGGCGGAAGTGGCCAACCAAGAGACTAAAGAAGACTTGCCTGCAGaaaatggagagactgaaaacgaGGAGAGCCCAGCCTCTGATgcagcagaagagaaagaagccaagtcTGATTAATAACCACACACTCAGTCCTGTCAGTGGTCCCTGTTTCCATTCTTGTATAATCCAGAGGAATATTTTTATCAACTATTTTGTAACTGCAAGTTTTTTAGTAGCtctagaaacattttaaaaaaggagagaatcccacctcatcccattttttaagtgtaaatgcttttttttaagaGGTGAAATCATTTGCTGGTTGTCTATTTTTTGGTACAACCAGAAAATAGTGGGATATTGGATATGGGAGGCTTTGATTGTCTTGGGTGTCAGCTTAACTTTCCATAGATGGGGGGTAGCTTTTATATCCTATAATACAAAAGCATACTAAATGGCAGTTTGGAGTCCGTTGTGCATTTAATGTCCtgaacattttaaattacttcTCTTCTACCAATAATTTTGGTAGAATTATTTCCTACAGCAAACCACTTTTTGATATTGGCTCTCCTGGTCAGAATTTTGTACATTATACTATAACATCTTTGGTCGTGgtagtccagttttcccagtaactTGGTTAATGTGCTGTGAACGATTGACAGTTTGGGTATGTAGTGTATATGATATTAAATTGTGAATCAGTGGGACTTATGATGTAACAACATatcaatatttgaagatattgGTACTTGATATCCCGTTAAGGAAAGTTTGCTCCAAATTTTAAGCTGGAAAGTCACTGGAATAACTGTTAAGAATCACAACTACATGATATTTTAGATTTCTGGTATGTATGTGAAGAATCGTGTACAAATTGAAATGTCTGTGTAGTGATCCTCAAAACAACCAATAAAATCTCAGTTATAAAAgaattccttgaaaaaaaaaatagttattgatttttttttttcaaaagctacATGCGTGCTAAGTACTGACTTAGATATAACAATAGTATAAAATGTGATGGGGAAGATAATTTCTGAATAGTGTTATTTCTAGGTAGGGGATTAAAAGAATATCAATAGCTAGAAATTCAGAGGGTTTCATCTCTTTCTGTAAAGTTTcattgctcattaaaaaaaaactaaagaaaatatatgagaaaGTTACTGTCTTTTAAACCTGAATGTGGGTAATTAgtgatgttttattattttctgtacttTGTGTATTTGAAGTATTTCATAATTTAGAAAGATTTGCATATCTCTTGTTCACATAGAGAACTTTGTCACACAACAGTTACAATTAAATCTCTCTTGCTAGATTGTAAGCTCTTTGAGATCAGGATCCATACCTTGttttgaaaaaacaatttttagagcagttttaggtttacagaaaaattaagcagGAAATACTGAGAATTCCCATTTACTGTCTCTCCCTCATCACTCCTCCTCCACTATAGTTTCCCTTATCATTAGTAGCTTTCACTGGTGTGTTGCTTTTGTTACAACGGACAagccaatattgatacattattattagttAAAATACATAGTTTATATAATGGTTAACTCTTTGTGTTGTACAGTTCTATGGATTTTGACAAAATGACATATTCACTAATACAGGTTCATTCAGAGTAGTTCACTGGCTAAAAATTGACTGTTTTACCtattcatccttccctcccttcccccaacactgatctttttactgtctctatagttttgccttttccagaataacatttggaatcatacagtaaccTTTTGAGactaacttctttcacttagctaaATATATATAAGATTCCCTCCTATCTTTTGTGGGCTTCATAGTtcgtttctttttatggctgaataatataccattgtatggatatactgcAGGCTTTTTTTTAGTCTGTTCACCTATTGAAGGTCATCTTGTTTGCTTCCAGTTTTGGGTGATTGTATGTAGAGCTGTTATAAACATTCAGGTGCAGCTTTTTGTCTGGGGGCAAGTTTTCACTTATTTGGGTGGATGCCTAGGAGCAGCCTAAAGTTTGAAATATACATTTACAATTAATCTAAATTCACTTTCTGGTAACAATATATGGCCTCATGGGTAATACCAGTACCTTATAGCAGAGCATTTCCATTTCCTCATCCTCTTTCCTTATAACATTTTTTGTCATTCATTTCGTTTGTTCATGAGCTTTAATCACCTCATATATCATTAGtactattattttaaacaaaCTGTTATCAGTtagatcaattaaaaataaaagtaactgaaagattttattttaccttcatttattccttctctaaTGTTCTCCTTATGTAGATCTAAGCTTCTGacctttatcatttccttctttctgaataaattcctttaatatttcttgtaaGGCAGGTCTACTGGTGACAAACTACCTCAATTTTTCTTTGCCTTagattttactttacttttaaatgtctttatttctactttactTTTAAAGGATAATTCCTTGGATACAGAATTCTTTGTTGGTTTTCATTCAACACCAAATATTTCACTCTACTCTCTTTTGCTTATGTGATTTCTGAAGAAAATTCCAGTATATTCTTGTACTTGTTGCTCTATaggtatttttctccccttttaacttcttttgaaaaagtctcttcatctttgattttctgcagtttgaataGGAAATGCCTAAGTGTAGAGTTTTGTATTGTATTTAATATTTATCCTGGTTAGTGTTCTCTGACCAAGATTTCTGGATCTGTAATTTGGTGtctgtcatttattttgaaatattctcaGACATaaaaacttcaaatatttttttctttcttttaccttttcCTCTCGTGTTATTCCCATTATGTATACACTATACCTTTTGTCCCACATCTCTtggatattatattttttattattttttctcattgctGTTTAGTTTGGGAAGTTTCTACTGACATTCTTCAAGCTCACTGATTCTTGTCTAGTCTACTAATGAACCCAgaaaaggcattcttcatttgttagtttaattaatgaaaaaaaaattttttttgatgctCTGGCTTTTTATTGTTGTGCATggactctctctagttgcagagactgggggctactctctatttgTGGTGCGTgaccttctcattgcagtagcttcttgTTTTGCAGAGCTCCAGGGCAAGCAGTCTCAGCAGTTGCAACGCATGGGCccagttgtggcgcacaggtttagttgccgcGAGGCATGTAGAAACTTCCTGGActaaggatggaacctgtgttccctgcattggcaggtggattcttaaccactggtccatgAGGGACGTCCCTGTTAGTGTTTTTTGAAATCTagcatttcttttgattcttgcttagactttccatctctctgcttatgTTACCtccttggtttttaaaaattgtccagtTTTTTTCATTAATGCTCCTAGCATATTAATCACAATTATCTTAAATTCCTGATCTAATAATTCCAAAATCTGTGTCATCTATAAATCTGGTTCTGATGGTTGACTTGTCCCTTCAGGCTGTCTTTTGCCTTTCAGCATGCCCTTTAATGTGTActagaaagtcagacatgatatATTAGGTAAACAGAATTGAGGTGCAAGCCTTTAGTGTGAGGTTTTACATTTGTCAGGCCAGGAGTTAGATTGTGTTCATTGTTTACGGTAGCTGTCGGTGTTCCTTGCCAGTCAATCTCCCCATCCCTACTACCCACCCTTTAGGCCACACTGTCCTGATTTTATCACCATAAGATTAGTTTTGCTTTCCTTGAACTTCATGAAAAGAACCATACAAGATGTACTCTGTGTCTGAATACTTTCATTAACATGTCTATGTTGAGTGTATTGCTCTTTATTACTAAACAGTcagtattctattgtatgaacATACCATGATTTGCTTATTCAGTCTCCTGTTGATGGACTGTTtgggtggtttcctttgcttttggctccCGTGAATAAAACTTCCAAGAGGCTTCCCTGGCGATCTGGTGGTTAGGCTCTGTGCTTCTGCTGCAGGAGGCACAGATTGATCCATTGTCAGacaactaagatctcacaagccatgtggtgtggtcaaaaaaaaaaaaaaaaaacaaacccatgaACTTCCAAGATTGTGTTCCCTGGAAAACAAattctgaattgatttttctACATAAAGGTTTCAACAGGTGTTGTTGAGATCAGTACTCATGGGAAATGACAGGCAGGATTGGGTGGAAGGAGAGATGGCACACAGCTGAAACTGGACTGGCCCTTCAGAGTTGCCCTCTGTGTATCAGTTTTCTTGCTGCAGAAGAAGTCACCCCGAAacctggtggcttaaaacaaccacaGTCATTTATTCTCTGTCGGAATTTAGAATTTGGAAGCAGCCTGCCTGCATAGTTCGGGATTAGGGTCTCTTGTAAAGTTGCCCTCAGATGGTGGCTGGAGCCGGGGTCCCCTAAATGCTTCTTCACCTGTGCGTGGTGCCGGGGCCTTGTGTACAtgtgctcagtctgactcttcgcaaccccctggactgtagcccgccagtctcctctgtccataggatctcctaggcaagaatactggaatgggttgctgtttccttctctgggggcttttcccgacccagggatggaacctgtgtctcctgtgtctcctgcattggcaggctgattctttactgctgttccacctgggaagcccagtgtccGGGCTGGGAAGACTCAAAAAGTTGAAACAGCTTGAAGCTCCTCCAGTGTCCCTGTCTCTGTGTAGTTCCCCTCTTGGTGTCTCTAGCATGGAGGCCTCAGAGTAGCCAGGCTTCTTACATTGTCTCCTGTAGGCTCAAGCCTTACTAAAGTGTCTGTCCTGAGTGAGAAGGAGCTAGGTGGAGGGCAAACCACCTTTTATGGTCCAGCGTGGAAGTCACACAGCACATTTCTCCCACCATATTAGTCAAGACAGATACAAAAGTCCGCAGGATCCAAGGAGAGAACACAAACCTCCTTCTCAATGGAGAAGTGTCATCACTACAAGGAGAGTGAATGAGATGGAATATGCGGTACAGCTGTCTTTGGAAAATACCTTCTTTGAGGTTTTGAGGCTCAGGGATGAGCCTTTATTCCCTGGCATTGACTAGTCATGGCATGTGTCACGAGGCTCTTGTACGGGCTGACTCTCTTCAGTTGAGGGCAATTTCTAGAAAAGGATTCAGCTATTTTCTTAGTTGCCAACATCCCCCAAGGCTGGAGGAGTGAGTGCTTCAGTCCTAAAGGTGGCATGTGATTGATCACATCTACTGCAGGTACTAGAAACATTCAAGTCTCTTTGTGgacatatatttccatttattttgcatATACCTCTAGGCGTGGTATTTCTGGTAGGTGTGTCTTTAACTTTATGGTAGTACCAAACAGCTTTCCACAGTGTTTGCTTTTTTTGAAATTCTCAGCCATTTGCTGAAGTTCCAGTTATTTCACTTCCGTAACAGCATTTGATATTGTCTGCTTTGTAAAGCTGTTTTAgtcaggtgtgagatgatatttcattgtggttttaacttgcatttctctgatgactaataTGCTGATCATTTTCATGTGCTTAGTACccttctgtgtatcttcttttatGAAGTGTATATTCAAgccttttgcccatttaaaaaagtGGGTTGTTTGTGTTCTTACTAATAATGTGTATTCTTTACAATTTACAATCCTAGTTTAAAGTTATAGAAACACTTCCTTTGTCAGAGAAGTACTGCAAacatttctcccagtctgtggtttccatttttatttttttaatggtgtcttttgatgAGCAGCTTTTAGTTTTGATTAAGTACAGtttatcaatattttttcttttatgtgtagTGCTTTTTgtgtcctcttaaaaaaaaaaaatctttgtcccAAAGTTCCAAAGGTATTCTCCTGTATTCTTAAAAAAGCTTTGTAGTTGTAGCTTTTCCTTTTGGATCTCTGGTCCATCTTAAATGGTGTTTTGAGTGTGGTATATTATCCAGTTAGTctagcactatttgttgaaacaGCTTTCCATTTCCCACTGAATTGTCTTGGAATCTTTCAGAAGAATAAACTGACTATATATGTTTTATCTATTTCCAAGCTGTCTATTTTATTTCAGTGGTGTGTTTGACTGTCTTTATGAAGCTCTCATAATGTTTTGATTGCCAtggctgtttcagttcagttcagttcagttgctcagtcgtgtctgactctttgcgaccccatgaatcacagcatgccaggcctccctgtccatcaccaactcccagagtttactcaaactcatgtccatgagtcggtgatgccatccaaccatctcatcctctgtcgttcccttctcctcctgcccccaatccctcccagcatcagggtcatttccaatgagtcaattcttcacatgagctggctgaagtactggagtttcagcttcagcatcagtccttccaatgaacacccaggactgatctcctttaggatggactggttggatctccttgcagttcaagggactctcaagtgtcttctccaataccacagttcaaaagcatcaattcttcagcactcagctttctttatagtacaactctcacatccatacatgaccactggaaaaaccatagccttgactagatggacctttgttggcaaagtaatgtctctactttttaatatgctatctaggttggtcataactttccttccaaggagtatatgtctattaatttcatggctgcagtcaccatctgcagtgattttggagcctcaaaaagataaagtcaaccactgtttccactgtatccccatctatttgccatgaagtgatgggaccaaatgccatgatctcagttttctgaatgttgatgttaagccaactttttcactgtcctctttcactttcatcaagaggctttttagttcatctttattttctgccataagggtggtgtcatctgcaatctgaggttatttatatttctcccaacaatcttgattccagcttgtgcttcttccagcccagcatttctcatgatggactctgcatataagttaaataagcagggtgacaatatacagccttgacatactccttttcctatttggaaccagtctgttgttccgtgtccagttctaactgttgcttcctgacctgcatataggtttctcaagaggcaggtcaggtggtctggtatgcccatctctttcagaattttccacagtttattgtgatccacacagtcaaagcttttgtcatagtcaataaagcagaaatagatgtttttctggaactcccttgcttttttgatgatccagcagatgttggcaatttgatctctggttcctctgccttttctaaaaccagcttgaacatctggaagttcacggtccacatattgctgaagcctggcttggagaattttgagcattactttactagtgtgtgagatgagtgcaattgtgtggtagtttgagcattctttgggattgtctttctttgggattggaatgaaaactgaccttttccagtcctgtggccactgctgagttttccaaatttgctggcatattgagtgcagcactttcacagcatcatctttcaggatttgaaatagctcaactggaattccatcacctccactagctttgtttgtagtgattctttCCAAGgctcacttgatttcacattccaggatgtctgactctaggtgagtgatcacaccatcatgattatctgggtcatgaagatattttttgtacagttcttctgtatattcttgacacctcttcttaatatcttctgcttctgttaggttcataccatttctgtcctttattgagcccatctttgtatgaaatgttcccttggtatctcttattttcttgaagagatctctagtctttcccattctatttgttttcctctatttctttgcattgattgctgaggaaggctttcttatctctccttgctgttctttgtaactctgcattcaaatgggaatatctttccttttctcctttgcttttcactactCTTCTTCtaatagctatttgtaaggcctcctcagacaaccattttgcttttttgcatttcttttccatggggctggtcttaatccctgtctcctatacaatgtcacgaacctccgtccatagttcatcaggcactctgtctatcagatctagtcccttaaatctatttctcactcccactgtataatcataagggatttgatttaggtcatacctgaatggtctagtggttttccctactttcttctttttaagtctgaatttggcaataaggagttcatgatctgagccacagtcaactcccagtcttgtttttgctgactgtatagagcttctccatctttggctgcaaagaatataatcagtctgatttcggtgttgaccatctggtgatgtccatgtgtagagtcttctcttgtgttgttggaagagggtgtttgctatgatcagtgcattctgtactccaaggccaaatttgcctgttactccaggtgtttcttgactttctacttttgtattccagtcccctataatgaaaaggacatcctttttgggtgttagttctaaaaggtcttgcaggtcttcatggaactgttcaacctcagcttctaaagcattactggttggggcataggcttgaattactgtgatattgaatggtttgtcttggaaatgaacagcgatcattctgttgtttttgagactgcatccaagtactgcatttcagactctgttGTTGACcacgatggctactccatttcttctaagggattcctgcccacagtagtagatataatggtcatctgagttaaattcacccattccagtccattttagttcgctgattgctagaatgtcaatgttcactcttgccatctcctgtttgaccacttttgccttgattcatggacctaacattccaggttcttatgctatattgctctttacagcatcggaccttgcttctatcaccagttccaTCCACAACTgcgtattgtttttgctttggctccatatcTTCATCCTTTctagaggttaaagcatctgtctgcaatgtgggagacccaggttcgatccctgggtcgggaagatcccctggagaaggaaatggcaacccactccagtatttttgcctggagaatcccatggatggaggaacctggtaggctacagtccacggggtctcaaagtgtcggacacaactgagcaacttcactttatacATGGTAGTATGTATCTATCTATTAATCTCATAAgcataatttatccctccctactGCTGCTTTTTATTAAAGTGGGCAATTTAGGGACATTGGCTGTGCCGTCTTAATAAATATGGAGAGACAGAATTTTAAACTATGACAATTGGAAATGGTAATGAAGATCTGAAACCATGGAAAAGCCGGTATGCTATATGTTCCATGAGATGGGCAATGGGAAAAGGTTCAGACTGTGCATATTCTCTGTTCTTTAGATACTTGATGCCAAAGCACTGCTTTTAAAACTCTCAAGTTAGAAACAACAAAGACAAGTAATTAAAaccattcttattttcttttctaagttGATATCCATTTCTGAAAACGGACAGGTGGACATGTTCGTTTGACAAAGGTCAGCAAATGATATTCTGTAGCATATTTTAAATGGccttatatttttgaccaccAAAGTTTTGACTGAAAATAGATCCTTAACATTTAAGACCAAAaggaaggtatttttaaattaatttattttactttacaatattgtattggttttgccatacattgacttgactccaccacgggtgtacatgtgttccccatcctgaaccccaccccccacctccctccccatcccatccctctgggtcatcccagggcaccagccctgagcaccctgtctcatgcatcgaacctggactggcgattcacttcacatatgataatttacatgtttcaatgccattctcccacatcatcccactctcgccctcccacagagtccaaaagactgttcaatacacctgtgtctctcttgctgtctcgcatacagggttatcattaccatcttcctaaattccatatatgtgcgttagtatactgtattggtgtttttctttctggcttactttactctgtataataggctccagtttcatccacctcattagaactgattcaaatgtattctttttaatggctgagtaatattccattgtgtatatgtaccacagctttcttatccattcatctgctgatggacatctaggttgcttccatgtcctggctattataaacagtgttgtgatgaacattggggtacacgtgtctctttcaattctggtttcctcagtgtgtatgcccagcagtgggattgctgggtcatatggcagttctatttccagttttctaaggaagctccacactgttctccatagtggctgtactagtttgcattcccaccaacagtgtaagagggttccctaaAAGGAAGGTATTTTGATGGTCTGCTGGATCAgaataaagagaaacaaactaTGACAAAAATCCCTTTGAAACAGGAAAGTTCAGAACCTGATGCTGGTCTCAGGGCTATATCCATGAGCAGGTGAAGTAGGAAATGTACTTTCTTGGCATGACTGTTCTTTCATGCCAATTAGATTATTTTGACTAATGATACACTCAAATGTAAATATAAGGAATTGTTAATACCTGGGGTCAAGCAAGGGGAGGAAGAAGAAACTTATGTGTTCCTCTGGGTAACAGATGTgttacatttattatctcatttagtccttATATAATCTCTATGAGTTAGATTTTTATTCTCATAGATAATTCTACTTAATCACACTTAGAGGTTATTAAGCACTTATGGCATGCTAAATACTGTGCTGAACATTTCACAtgtgttattttaatttaaaaaatagctaaaTAGATAGGCATTGAtgttcccattgtacagatgaggaaactgtgtcTCTGAGAGTGTAATATTTTCCCCAGTGAACCACAGTCAAATGTGATGGAGCTGGTCTTGCTTTTAAAGTCCACACTATAGCATCCTGGGTCCCTAATCTCAGTTGGGCAAAGGAAGAGGTTGGGTTGATGGTGGAGTGTGTGATGCCAACTACATAGGTTATGTCAGCTACACAGATTGGGGAAAAGGCTTCATGTTCTGAAGTCTGATAAGCCAGTTTTTGACTCTCATTTCTGtcatttgtaaagaatctgcatgcaatgtgggagaccc from Dama dama isolate Ldn47 chromosome 31, ASM3311817v1, whole genome shotgun sequence encodes:
- the LOC133050032 gene encoding non-histone chromosomal protein HMG-14-like, yielding MPGTKVSSAEGAAKEEPKRRTARWSAKPAPAKVETKPKEATRKDKSLDKKVQTKGKRVVKGKQAEVANQETKEDLPAENGETENEESPASDAAEEKEAKSD